Below is a genomic region from Sorghum bicolor cultivar BTx623 chromosome 9, Sorghum_bicolor_NCBIv3, whole genome shotgun sequence.
AGCTTGCCTGTTTCTTAATTAAGTAGTACACATTTGATGTTGGGTGTCGACTGATGTATCATTAGTGCAATATAAATAGTGGTCATCGGACTGTTTTGCTGTAACGTGATTCGTTGGTCTGGGCACTGTATTTTGCCAAAACACGCTCAAAATAGACCCCAGTTTAGCAGTTCGATCTACGCCGTTCACGAATTCAGTTTGACTGGTGCCCGGAGCAAGGTAAGCAACCTATTCTCAActtcaacattttagcttaggcTGATGCTGATGCTAATACTGAAATGTCAGCCAAATTTCAGCGAAACAAACAATAAGGTATTACTGCTCAAGGCGGACCCTTGCCTCTTTTTAAATAACAGCAACGTATATATGACTAGACTAGATCGTCCTCCCACGAGCCAGCTAGGCCCGGTCTAATTCAGGAAACCAATCACGTTCCTAGtgtatataggccttgtttagttcgtaaaatttttcaagattctccgtcacatcgaatcttgcggcacatgtatggagcattaaatatacataaaaacaaaaactatttgcacagttcatctgtaaaccgcgagatgaatcttttaagcctagttactctataattggacaatgtttgttaaataaaaacgaaaatgctacagtaccgtttTTCACAactttttgcgaactgaacaaggccataACATTCCAGTGTTCATGGAGCATAATAAAGTATAGCTATCTATTAGAGAGCCAAGTAAAGTACGTTTTTGTGTTCCTTGAGCGGGTCGTTATCATCATCAACTAGTAATAAAAATTGCTAAGCCTAGACAAAACGGCGAGGGGACAACCTGCTGAATGAAACTTTTAAGCCTGTCCTAGACtcttctttttaatttttttttcttggaaATACAATCGCAGAAAACTAGAGCAATGTCCATGTCCCATCGTGCTGTCGATGAGCTCGAGTAAATTATGtggccgacggcggcggcagaGGCTGCGCGCGCTGAATCTccatgtatatatacatatttgTTGCTGTTGTGATCTGAGATGGCTGCGTTGCGTGCCCTCAACTTTTGACTGCTGCTCTTGTTCTCATCTGTTCTTCTGTCAACTCTTTTCTACTGCGTCCCTGGCTTTACCAGCTCGCCGAACACATTCACCTGCCACTTCCGGAACAtacgtatatgtatatgtatatatatatatatccaccGTGTCATGCTTTCCCCGTTCTCCATGGACGGTGTctgcatcgtcgtcgtcgtacaTCGAAGGAGTGAGTGAGGAGCTCTTCTCGTTCACGGCAAGCAGTGCAGGCTTTCACCTTCTCTCTAGCGTCAGCTTCATTCACCCAAATGGCAGCACCGCAGAGTGATCACTCGCTGCCGTACTCCATTTCGATCAGCGTGGCGCCATCAAACGAGGCGAAGCTCGACGCGCACCGCCCCGACGCCGTGCCGGCCATGACCACCGAGGAGGTGAAGCAGGCGCGGCACCGCCCGCAGCCAACGCTGACGATCAGGAGCGAGGAGCCgccgcggcggcagcagcagcagagccaGGGCACGCTGGCGCACAGCGACAGCACAACAGGGGAGCGGGACCGGCGGTTCGATCAGTTCAAGACCTTAGGCGGACGCCTGGAGCGGCAGCTGTCCAGCATCCGCGGGGGGTCGCAGCAcccggccgccgccgtcgccgacgacgacgacgaggcgaACAGGGACTCCGAGGCGGAGACCGACGACGACAGCGGCGAGGTCCCCACCGCCGACCGGTACTTCGCGGCCCTGGAAGGGCCCGAGCTCGAGACGCTCCGGGCGACGGAGGTGCCCGTGCTGCCCTCGGACGAGACGTGGCCGTTCCTGCTGCGGTTCCCGATCAGCGCGTTCGGGATGTGCATGGGCGTCAGCAGCCAGGCGATGCTGTGGAAGACGCTGGAGCAGGAACCTTCCACGGCGTTCCTCGGCGTGAGCCCCAGCGTGAACGACGTGCTCTGGTGTGTCTCCGCCGCGCTCATGGCGCTCGTCTCCTTCATCTACCTCCTCAAGGCCGTCTTCTACTTCGAGGCGGTGCGGCGCGAGTTCCACCACCCGATCCgcgtcaacttcttcttcgcgcCGTGGATCGCATGCCTCTTCCTCGCCAAAGGCCTGCCGGAGCCCGTGACGACGCTGCACCACGCGGTGTGGTACCAGCTGATGGCGCCCATCCTGATCCTCGACCTCAAGATGTACGGTCAGTGGATGTCCGGCGGCGAGTGGCGGCTGTCCCGCGTGGCGAGCCCGACCAGCCACCTCGCCGTCGTGGGCAACTTCGTCGGCGCGCTGCTCGGCGCACGGATGGGCCTCCGCGAACCGGCGCTCTTCTTCTTCGCCGTCGGGTCCGTGCACTACGTGGTGCTGTTCGTGACGCTGTACCAGCGGCTGCCCACCAACGTGCCGCTGCCGAGGGACCTCCACCCGGTCTTCTTCCTCTTCGTGGCGACGCCGAGCGTGGCGTCGGTGGCGTGGGCCAGGATCAGCGGCGAGTTCGGCCTCGGCGCAAGGCTCGCTTACTACGTCTCGCTCTTCCTCTACGCGTCGCTGGTGGCGCgcgtcagcttcttcttcaggggCGTGCGCTTCTCGCTGGCGTGGTGGGCGTACACGTTCCCGGTGACCAGCGCCGCCATCGCCACCGCGGTGTACGCGTCGGCGATGACCAGCGCGCTCACCCAGGCGCTGTCGGTCGGGCTGTCGGCGGTAGCGTCAGTCACCGTCGCCGGCGTGCTGGCCACCACCGTGTACCGCGCGTTCGTGCGCCGGGACCTGTTCCCCAACGACGTGTCCATCGCCATCCGGCGGCGGCCCAAGGCCAAGTTCGGCAACATCCTCAAGCGCATCCGCACCTCCAGCGCTGACCTCAAGGATCTCGTCGTCTCCAGGCACGGCGGCGGCTCGGCGTCGGAGACCAGTAGCGTCAGCGAACCGCCCACCCCGATGGTGTACGGCCGCGGCAGAGCAGAGCCGTAGCCCGTAGCCGTAGGTGGATCACTGGATCATATTCATATTGGCTGCCTCTACAGTTATTTGGGCCTTTTGTTGGTGGACCATGAACTGGCCCAGCTGTAATAATCCAGCCCAATTAGGTTAGGCCCAACTAAAATTCTTCCCATTCACGAACTACTACAACTACTATTGCAGTACTGAAATTCTCCCATGTAAATCTTATATAaggccttggccttgtttacttccacctaaaaatccaaaatttttcaagattccccgtcacatcgaatctttaaacacat
It encodes:
- the LOC8064752 gene encoding S-type anion channel SLAH2 translates to MAAPQSDHSLPYSISISVAPSNEAKLDAHRPDAVPAMTTEEVKQARHRPQPTLTIRSEEPPRRQQQQSQGTLAHSDSTTGERDRRFDQFKTLGGRLERQLSSIRGGSQHPAAAVADDDDEANRDSEAETDDDSGEVPTADRYFAALEGPELETLRATEVPVLPSDETWPFLLRFPISAFGMCMGVSSQAMLWKTLEQEPSTAFLGVSPSVNDVLWCVSAALMALVSFIYLLKAVFYFEAVRREFHHPIRVNFFFAPWIACLFLAKGLPEPVTTLHHAVWYQLMAPILILDLKMYGQWMSGGEWRLSRVASPTSHLAVVGNFVGALLGARMGLREPALFFFAVGSVHYVVLFVTLYQRLPTNVPLPRDLHPVFFLFVATPSVASVAWARISGEFGLGARLAYYVSLFLYASLVARVSFFFRGVRFSLAWWAYTFPVTSAAIATAVYASAMTSALTQALSVGLSAVASVTVAGVLATTVYRAFVRRDLFPNDVSIAIRRRPKAKFGNILKRIRTSSADLKDLVVSRHGGGSASETSSVSEPPTPMVYGRGRAEP